One window of Ziziphus jujuba cultivar Dongzao chromosome 5, ASM3175591v1 genomic DNA carries:
- the LOC107420964 gene encoding acetyl-CoA carboxylase 1 — MSEAQRISAMGSFGRGNGYANGVVPIRHPATIFEVDEFCHALGGKKPIHSILIANNGMAAVKFIRSVRTWAYETFGTEKAILLVAMATPEDMRINAEHIRIADQFVEVPGGTNNNNYANVQLIVEMAEITHVDAVWPGWGHASENPELPDALNAKGIVFLGPPAISMAALGDKIGSSLIAQAAEVPTLPWSGSHVKIPPESCLVTIPDDIYREACVYTTEEAIASCQVVGYPAMIKASWGGGGKGIRKVHNDDEVRALFKQVQGEVPGSPIFIMKVASQSRHLEVQLLCDQYGNVAALHSRDCSIQRRHQKIIEEGPITVAPLETVKLLEQAARRLAKCVNYVGAATVEYLYSMETGEYYFLELNPRLQVEHPVTEWIAEINLPAAQVVVGMGIPLWQIPEIRRFYGIEHGGGYDAWRKMSAVATPFDFDKAESTRPKGHCVAVRVTSEDPDDGFKPTSGKVQELSFKSKPNVWAYFSVKSGGGIHEFSDSQFGHVFAFGESRALAIANMVLGLKEIQIRGEIRTNVDYTIDLLHAADYRENKIHTGWLDSRIAMRVRAERPPWYLSVVGGALFKASASSAAMVSDYVGYLEKGQIPPKHISLVHSQVSLNIEGSKYTIDMVRGGPGSYRLRMNQSEIEAEIHTLRDGGLLMQLDGNSHVIYAEEEAAGTRLLIDGRTCLLQNDHDPSKLVAETPCKLLRYLIPDGSHIDADSPYAEVEVMKMCMPLLSPASGVIQFKMSEGQAMQAGELIARLELDDPSAVRKAEPFNGSFPLVGPPTAISGKVHQRCAASLNSAQMILAGYEHNIDEVVQNLLNCLDSPELPFLQWQECLSVLATRLPKDLKNELESKFKEFEGIPSTQNVDFPAKLLRGILEAHLSSCSEKEKGAQERLIEPLMSLVKSYEGGRESHARIIVQSLFEEYLSVEELFSDHIQADVIERLRLQYKKDLLKVVDIVLSHQGVKSKNKLILQLMEQLVYPNPAAYRDKLIRFSTLNHTNYSELALRASQLLEQTKLSELRSNIARSLSELEMFTEDGENMDTPKRKSAINERMEVLVSAPLAVEDALVGLFVHSDHTLQRRVVETYVRRLYQPYLVKGSVRMQWHRSGLIASWEFLEEHNETRHENEDEMSDKSLVEKHSERKWGVMVIIKSLQFLPAIISAALREATHNLHDAIPNGSSESDSYGNMMHIALVGINNQMSLLQDSGDEDQAQERINKLAKILKEQGVVSSLRSAGVGVISCIIQRDEGRAPMRHSFHWSSEKHYYEEEPLLRHLEPPLSIYLELDKLKGYENIRYTPSRDRQWHLYTVVDKPLPIQRMFLRTLVRQPTTTDGFTAHQGLETQWNIPFTSRSILRSLMTAMEELELNSHNATVKADHAHMYLYILHEQQIGDLVPYNKRVDVDAEVEETAVEAILEEMAREIHASVGVRMHRLGVCEWEVKLWMESSGQVNGAWRVVVTNVTGHTCTVHVYRELEDTNQHKVVYHSISVRGPLHGIAVNAQYQPLGVLDRKRLVARKNNTTYCYDFPLAFETALEQSWASQSPALKKPKDKAILKVTELKFADQKGSWGTPLVPVERAPGLNDVGMVAWFLEMSTPEFNSGRTILIVANDVTFRAGSFGPREDAFFLAVSELACAKKLPLIYLAANSGARIGVAEEVKSCFKVGWSDESSPERGFQYVYLTPEDYAQIGSSVIAHELKLTSGETRWVIDTIVGKEDGLGVENLTGSGAIAGAYSRAYKETFTLTYVTGRTVGIGAYLARLGMRCIQRLDQPIILTGFSALNKLLGREVYSSHMQLGGPKIMATNGVVHLTVSDDLEGISAILKWLSYVPQYVGGPLPISHPLDPPERPVEYFPENSCDPRAAISGAPDGNGKWMGGIFDKDSFVETLEGWARTVVTGRAKLGGIPVGIVAVETQTVMQVIPADPGQLDSHERVVPQAGQVWFPDSATKTAQALMDFDREELPLFILANWRGFSGGQRDLFEGILQAGSTIVENLRTYKQPVFVYIPMMGELRGGAWVVVDSRINSDHIEMYADHTAKGNVLEPEGMIEIKFRTKELLECMGRLDQQLINLKEKLREAKSGGTHGLVESLQQQIKAREKQLLPVYTQIATKFAELQDTSLRMAAKGVIREVLAWGNCRSFFYRRLRRRISEESLIKTVIDAAGEQLSHKSAKDLIVKWFLDSDISRGREDAWLDDETFFKWKADSGKYESKLKELRVQKVLLQLTNIGDSATDLQALPQGLAALLSNVEPSSRAQLVDELRKVLS, encoded by the exons ATGTCAGAAGCCCAAAGGATTTCAGCAATGGGTAGCTTTGGGCGTGGAAATGGGTATGCAAACGGAGTAGTTCCAATCAGGCATCCTGCTACTATATTTGAAGTAGATGAATTCTGCCATGCCCTTGGAGGGAAGAAGCCAATCCATAGTATTTTGATTGCAAACAATGGAATGGCAGCTGTCAAGTTTATACGCAGTGTGAGGACATGGGCCTATGAAACATTTGGGACGGAGAAAGCAATCTTGTTGGTGGCCATGGCTACACCAGAGGATATGAGAATCAATGCTGAACATATTAGAATTGCTGATCAGTTTGTGGAAGTTCCTGGTGGAACCAACAACAATAACTATGCAAACGTACAGCTCATTGTAGAG ATGGCAGAGATAACACATGTTGATGCAGTTTGGCCTGGTTGGGGCCATGCATCTGAGAACCCTGAGTTGCCAGATGCATTGAATGCCAAAGGGATTGTATTTCTGGGCCCACCAGCTATATCTATGGCAGCATTAGGAGATAAAATTGGTTCATCGTTAATTGCTCAAGCAGCAGAAGTGCCCACCCTTCCATGGAGTGGTTcacat GTTAAAATTCCTCCAGAGAGTTGCTTGGTTACCATCCCAGATGATATATATAGGGAAGCATGTGTTTATACAACAGAGGAAGCAATTGCTAGTTGTCAAGTTGTTGGTTACCCAGCAATGATCAAGGCTTCATGGGGTGGTGGTGGTAAAGGCATAAGAAAG GTACATAATGATGATGAAGTTAGGGcattgttcaagcaagttcaGGGTGAAGTTCCGGGTTCTCCAATATTTATAATGAAGGTCGCATCCCAG AGCCGACACTTAGAAGTCCAGTTACTGTGTGATCAGTATGGTAATGTTGCAGCTTTGCATAGCCGTGATTGTAGTATTCAAAGGCGACACCAGAAG ATTATTGAGGAGGGTCCAATAACTGTTGCTCCTCTAGAGACGGTAAAATTGTTAGAGCAGGCAGCTCGAAGGTTGGCTAAATGTGTTAATTATGTTGGAGCTGCTACTGTTGAATATTTGTACAGTATGGAAACTGGAGAGTACTATTTCTTAGAGCTCAACCCTCGGTTACAG GTAGAGCATCCTGTGACTGAGTGGATTGCTGAAATAAATCTTCCGGCAGCCCAAGTTGTGGTTGGGATGGGCATCCCTCTTTGGCAAATTCCTG AGATAAGACGGTTTTATGGAATTGAACATGGTGGTGGATATGATGCTTGGCGAAAGATGTCAGCTGTTGCCACCCCatttgattttgataaggcAGAATCCACAAGGCCGAAAGGTCATTGTGTTGCTGTTCGTGTTACAAGTGAGGACCCTGATGATGGCTTTAAGCCTACTAGTGGGAAAGTACAG GAGTTGAGTTTTAAGAGCAAGCCAAATGTTTGGGCATACTTCTCTGTTAAg TCTGGAGGAGGAATTCATGAATTCTCAGATTCTCAGTTTG gacatgtttttgcatttggCGAGTCCAGGGCTCTAGCTATTGCAAATATGGTTCTCGGGCTGAAGGAAATTCAAATTCGGGGAGAAATTCGTACAAATGTGGATTACACAATTGATCTTTTACAT GCTGCAGACtacagagaaaataaaattcatacagGCTGGTTGGATAGTAGAATAGCTATGCGAGTACGAGCAGAAAGACCCCCTTGGTATCTCTCTGTAGTTGGAGGGGCACTCTTC AAAGCATCTGCTAGCAGTGCAGCAATGGTTTCAGATTATGTGGGATATCTTGAAAAGGGGCAAATACCACCTAAG CATATATCTCTTGTTCACTCACAAGTGTCCTTGAACATTGAAGGGAGCAAATACACG attGACATGGTAAGGGGTGGACCAGGAAGCTATAGATTGAGGATGAATCAATCAGAGATTGAAGCAGAGATACATACCTTACGTGATGGAGGTTTATTGATGCAG TTGGATGGAAACAGTCATGTCATatatgcagaggaagaagcAGCTGGAACTCGCCTTCTCATTGATGGAAGGACTTGCTTGCTTCAG AATGATCATGATCCATCTAAGCTAGTAGCGGAGACACCATGCAAATTGCTAAGGTATTTGATTCCTGACGGTAGTCATATCGATGCTGACTCACCATATGCTGAGGTTGAGGTTATGAAGATGTGTATGCCTCTACTTTCACCTGCTTCCGGAGTTATCCAGTTTAAAATGTCTGAAGGTCAAGCAATGCAG GCTGGTGAACTTATAGCAAGGCTTGAGCTAGATGATCCTTCGGCTGTGAGGAAAGCAGAACCATTCAATGGGAGCTTCCCTCTCGTGGGGCCTCCAACAGCAATTTCTGGTAAAGTTCATCAGAGATGTGCAGCAAGTTTAAATTCAGCTCAAATGATTCTTGCTGGTTACGAGCATAACATTGATGAA GTGGTGCAAAACTTGCTCAACTGCCTTGATAGTCCTGAACTCCCTTTCCTTCAATGGCAAGAGTGCTTGTCTGTTCTGGCTACCCGTCTTCCAAAAGATCTTAAAAATGAG TTGGAGTCAAAGTTTAAGGAGTTTGAGGGAATTCCTAGCACCCAGAATGTTGACTTCCCTGCCAAACTATTGCGGGGAATTCTTGAA GCCCATCTATCTTCGTGttcggaaaaagaaaaaggagcacAAGAAAGGCTTATTGAACCTTTGATGAGCCTTGTGAAGTCTTATGAGGGTGGAAGAGAAAGTCATGCCCGTATTATTGTTCAGTCCCTTTTCGAAGAGTATTTGTCAGTTGAAGAATTATTCAGCGACCACATTCAG GCTGATGTAATTGAACGACTTCGACTTCAATACAAAAAAGATCTCTTGAAGGTTGTAGACATTGTGCTTTCTCATCAG GGTGTCAAAAGTAAAAATAAGCTGATACTACAACTCATGGAACAACTGGTTTATCCTAATCCTGCTGCCTATAGGGATAAACTAATTAGGTTCTCTACACTTAACCATACAAATTACTCCGAG TTGGCACTAAGGGCAAGTCAACTACTGGAGCAAACAAAACTCAGTGAACTACGTTCTAATATTGCCAGAAGCCTTTCTGAATTGGAGATGTTTACTGAGGATGGTGAGAATATGGATACTCCCAAGAGGAAAAGTGCCATTAATGAAAGAATGGAGGTTCTTGTTAGTGCCCCTTTGGCAGTTGAAGATGCTCTTGTAGGTCTTTTTGTTCATAGTGATCACACCCTTCAAAGGCGGGTTGTGGAGACTTATGTCCGTCGATTATATCAG CCCTATCTTGTAAAAGGGAGTGTCAGGATGCAGTGGCACAGATCTGGACTTATTGCTTCATGGGAGTTTCTGGAAGAGCATAATGAAACTAGACATGAGAATGAAGATGAAATGTCTGATAAATCATTGGTTGAAAAACACAGTGAGAGAAAATGGGGAGTCATGGTTATTATCAAATCTCTCCAATTTTTGCCAGCAATTATTAGTGCTGCATTAAGGGAAGCAACTCATAACCTCCATGATGCAATTCCAAATGGATCTTCAGAATCAGATAGCTATGGCAATATGATGCATATCGCATTGGTTGGTATCAACAATCAGATGAGTTTACTTCAGGATAG TGgtgatgaggatcaggcccaaGAGAGAATTAACAAGTTGGCGAAAATACTTAAAGAGCAAGGAGTAGTGTCCAGTCTACGCAGTGCAGGGGTTGGGGTAATTAGTTGCATCATACAGAGGGATGAAGGGCGTGCCCCTATGAGGCACTCCTTCCACTGGTCATCAGAGAAGCACTATTATGAGGAAGAACCTCTATTGCGTCATCTGGAACCTCCTCTATCCATATACCTTGAATTG GACAAGCTTAAGGGCTATGAGAACATCCGGTATACACCATCCAGGGACCGGCAATGGCACTTGTATACTGTTGTAGACAAGCCACTACCGATCCAAAGGATGTTTCTCAGAACACTTGTCAGGCAGCCGACTACAACGGATGGGTTTACAGCACATCAGGGGCTTGAAACACAATGGAATATTCCATTTACTTCAAGGAGCATTTTGCGGTCCTTAATGACTGCAATGGAGGAGTTGGAACTTAATTCACACAATGCTACTGTCAAGGCTGACCATGCTCATATGTACCTTTATATCTTACATGAGCAACAAATAGGCGATCTTGTACCTTATAACAA GAGAGTTGATGTAGATGCTGAAGTAGAAGAAACTGCAGTTGAGGCAATTTTAGAAGAAATGGCACGTGAAATTCATGCATCTGTCGGTGTAAGAATGCACAGGTTAGGTGTCTGTGAGTGGGAAGTGAAGCTTTGGATGGAATCTTCTGGACAGGTGAATGGTGCTTGGAGGGTTGTTGTAACAAATGTGACCGGTCACACCTGCACCGTACAT GTATATAGAGAATTAGAGGATACCAATCAACATAAAGTGGTCTACCATTCAATCTCTGTACGGGGTCCTCTTCATGGTATAGCAGTGAATGCACAGTATCAGCCTCTGGGAGTTCTTGATCGGAAACGTCTGGTTGCCCGGAAAAACAATACCACTTACTGCTATGATTTTCCACTG GCCTTTGAGACAGCGCTGGAACAGTCATGGGCATCCCAGTCACCTGCTCTTAAGAAACCCAAGGATAAAGCTATTCTCAAAGTAACAGAGCTCAAATTTGCTGATCAGAAAGGCTCCTGGGGTACTCCTCTTGTTCCAGTAGAGCGTGCACCTGGGCTCAATGATGTTGGTATGGTGGCCTGGTTTTTAGAGATGTCAACTCCCGAGTTCAATTCTGGAAGGACAATATTGATCGTTGCAAATGATGTGACTTTTAGAGCAGGGTCCTTTGGCCCAAGGGAGGATGCATTCTTCCTTGCAGTTAGTGAACTTGCCTGTGCTAAGAAATTGCCTTTAATTTATTTGGCAGCAAACTCTGGTGCCCGTATCGGCGTAGCTGAAGAAGTCAAATCCTGCTTTAAAGTTGGATGGTCTGATGAATCAAGCCCTGAGCGTGGTTTTCAGTATGTATACTTAACCCCTGAGGATTATGCTCAGATTGGATCATCTGTGATAGCACATGAATTAAAGCTCACAAGTGGAGAAACCAGATGGGTCATAGATACTATTGTTGGGAAAGAGGATGGCTTGGGGGTTGAAAATTTGACTGGAAGTGGGGCAATTGCTGGCGCATATTCAAGGGCATACAAGGAAACCTTTACCTTGACTTATGTAACTGGTAGAACTGTTGGAATAGGAGCTTATCTTGCTCGGCTAGGGATGCGGTGCATACAGAGGCTTGATCAGCCCATAATTTTAACTGGTTTCTCTGCTTTGAACAAACTCCTTGGCCGAGAGGTGTACAGCTCACACATGCAATTAGGTGGACCTAAAATTATGGCGACAAATGGGGTCGTCCATCTCACTGTTTCAGATGATCTTGAGGGGATATCTGCAATTCTGAAGTGGCTAAGCTATGTTCCTCAATATGTAGGTGGTCCACTCCCCATTTCACATCCTTTGGATCCTCCAGAAAGGCCTGTTGAGTACTTCCCTGAAAATTCATGCGATCCTCGTGCAGCTATTTCTGGTGCTCCTGATGGTAATGGGAAGTGGATGGGAGGTATTTTTGATAAGGATAGCTTTGTTGAAACGCTAGAAGGCTGGGCAAGGACTGTTGTTACAGGAAGAGCGAAGCTTGGAGGAATTCCTGTCGGAATTGTTGCTGTTGAGACACAGACAGTGATGCAAGTTATACCTGCTGATCCTGGACAGCTTGATTCCCATGAAAGAGTTGTTCCCCAGGCTGGGCAAGTATGGTTTCCTGATTCTGCAACAAAGACAGCCCAAGCATTAATGGACTTCGATAGAGAAGAGCTCCCACTTTTCATTCTCGCCAACTGGAGAGGGTTTTCGGGTGGGCAGAGGGATCTTTTTGAAGGGATCCTTCAGGCTGGATCAACAATTGTGGAGAACCTCAGAACCTACAAACAGCCCGTCTTTGTGTACATCCCCATGATGGGTGAGCTCCGAGGTGGGGCATGGGTTGTCGTGGACAGTCGGATTAATTCAGATCATATTGAAATGTATGCTGATCACACAGCTAAAGGTAATGTCCTTGAGCCAGAAGGTATGATTGAGATCAAATTTAGGACAAAGGAGTTGCTGGAGTGCATGGGCAGGCTTGATCAACAGCTGATCAATCTGAAGGAAAAACTTCGGGAAGCCAAGAGTGGTGGAACGCATGGGTTGGTTGAATCCCTACAACAGCAGATAAAAGCCCGTGAAAAGCAGCTTTTGCCTGTGTATACCCAGATAGCAACTAAATTTGCAGAACTGCAGGATACTTCCCTGAGGATGGCTGCAAAAGGGGTAATCAGAGAAGTTCTGGCCTGGGGCAATTGCAGGTCTTTCTTCTATAGGAGATTACGTAGGAGAATTTCCGAGGAGTCACTTATCAAGACTGTGATTGATGCCGCCGGTGAACAGCTGTCCCATAAATCTGCAAAGGACTTGATTGTTAAATGGTTTTTGGATTCTGACATTTCAAGAGGCAGAGAAGATGCTTGGTTGGACGATGAAACTTTCTTTAAATGGAAGGCTGATTCAGGAAAATATGAGAGTAAACTAAAAGAACTGCGGGTCCAGAAGGTATTGCTTCAACTAACAAATATTGGTGACTCAGCTACAGATTTGCAAGCTCTACCTCAAGGTCTTGCTGCCCTTCTAAGCAAC GTGGAGCCATCAAGCCGTGCGCAATTGGTTGATGAACTCCGCAAGGTGCTCAGTTAA
- the LOC107420949 gene encoding non-specific lipid transfer protein GPI-anchored 11-like yields the protein MVMRLLILSSILTWVVVGSCVVHENEAEVHENEIEVHEDLQAPSMAPSKDCSVVIYDMADCVPYLSDGSKKTKPDHSCCSGFETVIETSADCICEALKKSGQMGIQLNLTRAIALPSACGVSASPLKNCHLPNVPPRSSPVNPPKPSPETAPPPKSPEPPSSSDTSAPTPSSGKGGGGKAAQAPAPSSAAHINGTPSLVVLAASFVVSVSIFILAFGHAH from the exons atggtgatgaGATTGCTGATTCTTTCAAGCATTTTGACATGGGTTGTGGTGGGAAGCTGTGTGGTCCATGAAAATGAGGCTGAAGTACATGAAAATGAGATTGAAGTACATGAAGATCTTCAAGCACCATCAATGGCACCCTCGAAAGATTGCTCGGTGGTGATATATGATATGGCAGATTGTGTGCCTTACTTGAGCGATGGTAGCAAGAAAACAAAGCCTGACCATTCATGCTGCTCAGGGTTTGAGACGGTGATAGAAACCAGTGCTGATTGTATTTGTGAAGCTCTAAAGAAAAGTGGTCAAATGGGTATCCAATTAAATCTCACAAGAGCTATTGCTTTGCCTAGTGCTTGTGGCGTTTCTGCATCACCTCTTAAGAATTGTCACC TCCCCAATGTGCCACCTCGTTCAAGCCCTG TTAATCCTCCAAAACCATCACCAGAAACTGCTCCACCTCCAAAATCACCGGAGCCACCATCATCTTCTGACACGTCAGCACCGACGCCCTCATCTGGCAAAGGAGGTGGTGGAAAAGCTGCTCAAGCCCCAGCACCATCTTCGGCTGCACACATTAATGGAACTCCTTCACTGGTAGTATTAGCAGCTTCTTTTGTAGTTAGTGTTAGTATTTTTATTCTTGCTTTTGGACACGCCCATTGA